The region CTCCACGCAGCGAGCGATTATATGCGAAATTTCATCTGCGCTTTTTAGATCGCGCGTCTCGAAAAATTTAAACAGCTCGCCATCAAAGCATACCGCCATTTTTATGGCCTCCGCAACGCCCGCAGCAAACTCCCGCGCAGGAAGAGTAGATAAAAATTTGCTCTCGCAAAAAACCGCGCGCGGCTGATAAAAGGAGCCGATTAAATTTTTGCCGAAGCGATTATTCACGCCCGTCTTGCCGCCGACGCTTGCGTCCACTTGCGCTAGCAAGGTCGTAGGTATATTGATAAAATCGATACCGCGCTCATAAATGCTCGCGCAAAAGCCCGTTATATCGCTGATGACGCCGCCGCCAAGAGCAATGAGCGTGCTTTTGCGATCAAGCTTGGAGCTGAAAAGCTGCTCTAAGATTTGCTCCACGCTCGCGGTATTTTTATACTCCTCGCCGTCTGGGATCGTGATGATAAATTTTTGCTCGCATTTTAACCGCTGCAATAAAAAATCAAGCCACAGCCCGCCTACTTTGGGATTTGTGATGATCGCTACCTTGCCTTTGAGCTTGATCTCTTGCAATTCGTCGATAAAAACGCTGTATTTTTTACCTAAATTAAGATCGATTTTCATACGCTAACCTTTGATTTTTGGGTAATTGTAACATAAATTTCGATTACTTTTCATACCCGTAATCGCTCGGGATAAAAATTTGATGATTTTTGCCGAGTTTAAAATACATCTGATCCAAATCCTGATTGAAAATCGATGTGAGCTTGCGCGCCAAAATTCTATCATTAAATGGCACAAATTGTAGCAGATCTCGCTCGCTGCCTAGCGCTAAAATCGGATTTTGCCGCTCGCAAGGAATAACGAATAAACTCTGCTTAAAAAGCTTCGATAAGCTCACGTAGCTTTGCGCAAACTCGTCCTTTTCGCTCTCGCCGAAAAGATACAAATACACGTCTAGCCCTAGCTGCGAGCTGATGTCAAAGACGATACTCGATTCCTCGCGCAGCCGCTCGCCAGCACTTAGCACGACACTTTTACGCACATCTTTTAGCTCGCCCTCTCCAAGGCTTAGCACGGGAATTTCAAGCGCTTTAAGCGCCGCTTTTTTCGCTTCGAAAACTCCGCTTGAGCAAACTACCAAGCCTGCTTTATTTTCGCTCACGTCGCGCTTTAAATTTAGCTCGCCCGAGTAATCGATGAGAATTTCAAATTTATCCCGCTCACACAGCGCTTTAAGCTCGCTAAAAGTGTCGTTTAGCAGAGGATTTAAAATTCGCAGATAAATTTTATGATTTCTAATATGCAAATCCAAAAACTCAAGCGCCCTAACCGTCCTAGCTATCTCGTCGCCGCTCATTTTTTTCATATCGATTAGCGCGAAAATATTTAGCCCAAACGGCGATGGAAATTGCCCGCTTTGCTTTTTTACTTCAGCAAACACCGCTCGCAACGCACTAGGCTCACCAACGACTAAAATCGTATCATTCGGATATATTCGCGAGCCGGGTGTCGTTACGATGTAATTGTTGTGGCGGTAAATCATCGGAATTTGATATTTGGCATTAGAAAGCGTACTGATTTTTTTATACGCAAACGAGCTTCCTACGGGCACTTTTACCTCCATTATCTCTCCGCGTCCAAGCCCGATATTATCAGCAAAAACGGGGCTATCAGGCAAAAAACCGATGAAGCGCGAGGAATTTAGCGCGAGGGTATTTACGATTTTTACGTGAGCTTCGTTTTTATTCTCGCGCAAAAGTCCCCAAAAATCAGCCACGTAAAGTTCTAAATCCGGAGCGAGCGTCTTTAAATTTTCAAGCGTTACTTTAGTGTCAAATTCATCCTCCATTATCACTATGCAGCGGTCAAATTCCTCTTCTGCTAGCACCACGCGCAACCGCTCAATGCTAGTAGGATCAAAAATTTCTACCGAAAAATTTGACTCGTTTTCAAGCTCTGCGGGCACAGCATCCGTATTTTTAGCTATGACGCGATATGATCTGATGACATCTTTGATTTTACAAACTTTGGATAAAAAATGGCGCGCAAACTTTCCGCTTGCGATGATTAAAACTTGTTTCATTGCTCTCCGTTTCGTGGTTTTGCAAAGATTATAACCAAAAACGGCTA is a window of uncultured Campylobacter sp. DNA encoding:
- the aroB gene encoding 3-dehydroquinate synthase; protein product: MKIDLNLGKKYSVFIDELQEIKLKGKVAIITNPKVGGLWLDFLLQRLKCEQKFIITIPDGEEYKNTASVEQILEQLFSSKLDRKSTLIALGGGVISDITGFCASIYERGIDFINIPTTLLAQVDASVGGKTGVNNRFGKNLIGSFYQPRAVFCESKFLSTLPAREFAAGVAEAIKMAVCFDGELFKFFETRDLKSADEISHIIARCVEIKASVVERDERESGVRAVLNYGHTFAHAIEKITDYKKFLHGEAVAIGMVMANALARRLGKLSGEQEEQIRKVLQKFALPIKFHVEDAAEFYELFFLDKKSENGKIKFILPDGIGKFYASKEIAKDEVIAALKEFE
- a CDS encoding TrkA C-terminal domain-containing protein; translated protein: MKQVLIIASGKFARHFLSKVCKIKDVIRSYRVIAKNTDAVPAELENESNFSVEIFDPTSIERLRVVLAEEEFDRCIVIMEDEFDTKVTLENLKTLAPDLELYVADFWGLLRENKNEAHVKIVNTLALNSSRFIGFLPDSPVFADNIGLGRGEIMEVKVPVGSSFAYKKISTLSNAKYQIPMIYRHNNYIVTTPGSRIYPNDTILVVGEPSALRAVFAEVKKQSGQFPSPFGLNIFALIDMKKMSGDEIARTVRALEFLDLHIRNHKIYLRILNPLLNDTFSELKALCERDKFEILIDYSGELNLKRDVSENKAGLVVCSSGVFEAKKAALKALEIPVLSLGEGELKDVRKSVVLSAGERLREESSIVFDISSQLGLDVYLYLFGESEKDEFAQSYVSLSKLFKQSLFVIPCERQNPILALGSERDLLQFVPFNDRILARKLTSIFNQDLDQMYFKLGKNHQIFIPSDYGYEK